From Candidatus Atelocyanobacterium thalassa isolate ALOHA, a single genomic window includes:
- a CDS encoding vitamin K epoxide reductase family protein, translating into MINKRSTPMIYRWSRYIIGMIAISGTILTAYLTITKLTGTNVYCGVNDAQILEAGCKSVLNSRYATVFNLPLSLFGTLAYASMSIASLGPLLLKAEKNKNFIKKINEWTWQFLLIGGIAMAMFSSYLIYILNTELHLVCYYCISSFIFSFGLMIFSILGKEWEDVGQTLSISIIVVIITLVGTLGIYADTEKPLVEGRIVVKQARTAPTAPNGWPITSKSGESEAKLAEHLTSIGAKMYGAFWCPHCHDQKQLFGSEAFQKVDYIECDPRGKAPQPDICISSNIKSYPSWKINEEQLSGAQSLDKLAERSNYTGPTNFKYIIPEHK; encoded by the coding sequence ATGATAAATAAACGTTCCACTCCTATGATTTATCGCTGGTCACGATATATTATTGGTATGATTGCAATATCTGGTACGATCTTAACGGCCTATTTAACCATAACCAAACTGACTGGAACAAATGTATATTGTGGTGTTAATGATGCTCAAATTCTAGAGGCAGGTTGTAAAAGTGTTCTTAATAGTCGCTATGCAACAGTTTTTAATCTACCCTTGAGCTTGTTTGGTACCCTGGCCTACGCTAGTATGTCTATCGCCTCTCTAGGCCCATTATTATTAAAAGCTGAGAAAAATAAAAATTTCATAAAAAAAATTAACGAATGGACTTGGCAGTTTCTTCTGATAGGAGGAATCGCTATGGCAATGTTTAGTAGCTATTTAATTTATATTTTAAATACAGAATTACATTTAGTTTGCTACTATTGCATAAGTTCTTTTATCTTTTCTTTTGGTTTAATGATTTTTAGTATCCTAGGAAAAGAGTGGGAAGATGTAGGTCAAACTTTATCTATTTCGATTATTGTTGTGATAATAACTTTAGTCGGAACTTTAGGGATATATGCTGATACTGAAAAACCCTTAGTAGAAGGTCGTATCGTAGTCAAGCAGGCGAGAACGGCACCAACTGCTCCTAATGGATGGCCTATAACTTCTAAATCTGGAGAGTCAGAGGCAAAATTAGCAGAACATTTGACATCTATTGGAGCTAAGATGTACGGCGCTTTTTGGTGTCCTCATTGCCACGATCAAAAACAACTTTTTGGTTCAGAAGCATTTCAGAAAGTTGATTATATTGAATGTGATCCTAGAGGGAAGGCACCTCAGCCTGATATATGTATTTCTTCCAATATAAAATCTTATCCTTCATGGAAAATTAACGAAGAGCAACTATCAGGAGCTCAGTCTCTTGATAAATTAGCAGAAAGATCTAACTATACAGGTCCTACTAATTTCAAATATATAATTCCTGAGCATAAATAA
- the holA gene encoding DNA polymerase III subunit delta codes for MGIYFFWGEDNFRIIQTIQKLRKKVINPEWIQFNYHKIHEENTYSILEALNQVMTPVLGTGEKLIWLEGSSILQQCSDDIFTKIEPFIAAIPNDSNFVLTSSKRPNKKLKSTKLFEKYADMREFSLILPWKIDELITKAQQFSEEIGVNLSSSALNLLVESVGNDTRLLWNELEKLSLYNYEKEKPVSKDTVSSIVNISNYSSLQLAKAISQGNKEKALEITIKLLSYNEHPLKILTTLVGQFRIWTIIKLKIETGENDNTVIAKAAEVSNPNRLFFLRKEIKNIKSEDLLEAFPILLDLENNLKKGYDSEKILKNKILELCILFS; via the coding sequence ATGGGAATTTATTTTTTTTGGGGTGAAGATAATTTTAGAATTATTCAGACTATCCAAAAACTAAGAAAGAAAGTTATTAATCCTGAGTGGATACAATTTAATTACCATAAAATACATGAAGAAAATACTTACAGTATATTAGAAGCTCTAAATCAAGTTATGACTCCTGTGCTTGGAACAGGAGAAAAGCTTATATGGCTTGAAGGATCTTCTATTCTTCAGCAATGTTCAGATGATATTTTTACTAAAATAGAACCTTTCATAGCAGCTATTCCTAATGATTCGAATTTTGTTTTAACATCGAGTAAAAGACCTAATAAAAAATTAAAATCAACAAAACTTTTTGAAAAATATGCAGATATGCGTGAGTTTAGCTTAATTCTTCCCTGGAAAATAGATGAATTAATTACTAAGGCTCAACAATTCTCTGAAGAAATTGGAGTCAATTTATCTTCATCAGCTCTAAACTTATTAGTAGAGTCTGTAGGAAATGATACTCGACTGTTATGGAATGAGTTAGAGAAATTAAGTCTTTATAATTATGAAAAAGAAAAGCCTGTAAGCAAGGATACAGTATCTTCTATCGTAAATATTAGTAATTATAGTAGTTTGCAGTTAGCTAAAGCTATATCTCAGGGTAATAAAGAAAAAGCATTAGAAATAACTATAAAATTATTATCTTATAACGAGCATCCTTTAAAAATACTAACAACTTTAGTAGGACAGTTTCGTATTTGGACTATTATTAAATTAAAAATCGAAACAGGAGAGAATGATAATACAGTGATAGCCAAAGCCGCTGAAGTATCAAATCCTAATCGTTTGTTTTTTTTGAGAAAAGAAATAAAGAATATTAAAAGTGAAGATTTATTAGAGGCTTTTCCTATTCTATTAGACTTGGAAAATAATTTAAAAAAAGGATATGATTCAGAAAAAATCCTAAAAAATAAAATCTTGGAATTATGTATATTATTTTCCTAG